From one Neovison vison isolate M4711 chromosome 1, ASM_NN_V1, whole genome shotgun sequence genomic stretch:
- the ADGRF2 gene encoding adhesion G-protein coupled receptor F2 isoform X3 has translation MPGVCDGVCVDNSHCSQSCPPDTQGNTGFLCRQKKWHKITETCRTLNAFNIFETNSYSVRPFGGNTVIKEYARKSETITDMLMQKCPEDLSCVLRNIRQSPRLPGNIAVIVQLLHNISMVLSTGVNEVKMQSYSIMANHILNSKSISNWTFIPERNSSCVLLHSVNSFARKLSINKYPIDISDVFIHTMGTTISQDNAGKNFTFSMRINDTGSEITGRVLIGRDELQKVPAPSRAISIAFPTLGAILEASLLENVTVNGLVLSVILPKELKRISLIFEKISKSEERRTQCVGWHSLESRWDQQACQIIQENSQQAVCKCRPSRLFTSFSILMAPHILESPILTHITYIGLGISICSLVLCLIIEVLVWGQVTKTEISYLRHVCIANIAATLLMADVWFIVASFLSGPMTHHNGCVAATFFVHFFYLSVFFWMLAKALLILYGILIVFHTLPKSVLVAALFSVGYGCPLLIAAVTVAATEPSKGYLRPEACWLNWDMTKALLAFVVPALAIVVVNLITVTLVIVKTQRAAVGSSMFQEVRAIVRISKNIAILTPLLGLTWGFGIATVIDDSNLAFHIIFSLLNAFQGFFILVFGTILDPKIREALKSRVTSAKWSSRLSENPSTDFSRHPTKAPS, from the exons ATGCCAG gtgTATGTGATGGTGTCTGTGTGGACAATTCCCACTGCAGCCAATCTTGCCCTCCAGATACTCAGGGAAATACGGGGTTTTTATGCAGGCAAAAGAAATGGCACAAGATCACTGAAACCTGCCGGACTCTTAATGCCTTCAACATCTTTGAG ACAAATTCATATTCAGTTCGACCATTTGGAGGGAATACTGTAATAAAAGAATATGCCAGAAAGTCTGAGACCATCACAGACATGCTGATGCAAAAGTGTCCGGAGGATTTGTCCTGTGTACTCAGGAACATTCGGCAGTCTCCCCGGCTCCCAGGAAACATCGCTGTCATTGTGCAGCTCCTACACAACATATCCATGGTGCTATCGACAGGTGTCAACGAAGTGAAGATGCAG AGTTACAGTATCATGGCCAACCACATTCTCAACAGCAAAAGCATCTCAAACTGGACCTTCATCCCTGAAAGAAACAGCAGCTGTGTCCTGCTACACTCGGTCAATTCCTTTGCAAGAAAGCTATCTATAAATAAGTATCCCATTGACATATCAGATGTCTTCATTCATACTATGGGCACCACCATATCCCAAGACAATGCTGGGAAGAATTTCACTTTTTCAATGAGAATTAATGACACGGGCAGTGAGATCACTGGGCGGGTGCTGATTGGTAGAGATGAACTTCAGAAGGTGCCTGCTCCTTCCCGGGCCATCAGCATTGCATTTCCGACTCTTGGGGCCATCTTAGAAGCCAGTCTTTTGGAGAATGTTACTGTCAATGGGCTCGTCTTGTCTGTCATTTTGCCCAAGGAACTTAAAAGAATCTCATTGATTTTTGAAAAGATCAGCAAGTCGGAGGAGAGGAGGACACAGTGTGTTGGCTGGCACTCCCTGGAAAGCAGATGGGACCAGCAGGCCTgtcaaataattcaagaaaactcCCAGCAAGCTGTTTGCAAATGCAGGCCAAGCAGGTTATTTACTTCCTTCTCCATTCTCATGGCACCCCACATCTTGGAGAGCCCGATCCTGACTCATATCACGTACATAGGGCTGGGCATTTCGATCTGCAGCTTGGTGCTTTGCTTGATCATTGAGGTCTTGGTCTGGGGCCAAGTGACAAAGACAGAGATCTCATACTTACGCCATGTGTGCATCGCCAACATTGCTGCCACCTTGCTGATGGCTGACGTGTGGTTCATTGTGGCTTCCTTTCTTAGTGGTCCCATGACACACCACAACGGATGTGTGGCAGCAAcgttttttgttcatttcttttacctttctgtgtttttctggATGCTGGCCAAGGCACTCCTTATCCTCTATGGAATCCTGATTGTTTTCCATACACTGCCCAAATCGGTTTTGGTGGCTGCTCTCTTTTCAGTCGGCTACGGGTGCCCTTTGCTCATTGCTGCTGTCACGGTTGCTGCCACTGAGCCCAGCAAAGGCTACCTACGGCCTGAGGCCTGCTGGCTCAACTGGGACATGACCAAGGCCCTCCTGGCCTTTGTGGTCCCAGCCCTGGCCATCGTGGTCGTAAACCTGATCACAGTCACCCTGGTGATTGTCAAGACCCAGCGAGCCGCCGTTGGCAGTTCCATGTTCCAGGAAGTGAGAGCCATTGTGAGAATCAGTAAGAATATCGCTATCCTCACACCACTGCTGGGCCTGACGTGGGGATTTGGGATAGCCACTGTCATCGATGATAGCAACTTGGCCTTCCACATCATCTTCTCCTTGCTCAATGCATTCCAG GGCTTCTTCATCTTGGTGTTTGGAACAATCCTGGACCCAAAG ATAAGAGAAGCGTTAAAGAGTCGAGTAACTTCTGCAAAATGGAGCTCCAGACTATCTGAG AACCCTTCTACTGATTTCTCCCGTCACCCCACCAAAGCGCCAAGCTAA
- the ADGRF2 gene encoding adhesion G-protein coupled receptor F2 isoform X1: protein MCASDFLPASHKARETAVWKTMTHMLLLYCFMFLLPTESCRTLCQVANKSKEKMSARPHGVCDGVCVDNSHCSQSCPPDTQGNTGFLCRQKKWHKITETCRTLNAFNIFETNSYSVRPFGGNTVIKEYARKSETITDMLMQKCPEDLSCVLRNIRQSPRLPGNIAVIVQLLHNISMVLSTGVNEVKMQSYSIMANHILNSKSISNWTFIPERNSSCVLLHSVNSFARKLSINKYPIDISDVFIHTMGTTISQDNAGKNFTFSMRINDTGSEITGRVLIGRDELQKVPAPSRAISIAFPTLGAILEASLLENVTVNGLVLSVILPKELKRISLIFEKISKSEERRTQCVGWHSLESRWDQQACQIIQENSQQAVCKCRPSRLFTSFSILMAPHILESPILTHITYIGLGISICSLVLCLIIEVLVWGQVTKTEISYLRHVCIANIAATLLMADVWFIVASFLSGPMTHHNGCVAATFFVHFFYLSVFFWMLAKALLILYGILIVFHTLPKSVLVAALFSVGYGCPLLIAAVTVAATEPSKGYLRPEACWLNWDMTKALLAFVVPALAIVVVNLITVTLVIVKTQRAAVGSSMFQEVRAIVRISKNIAILTPLLGLTWGFGIATVIDDSNLAFHIIFSLLNAFQGFFILVFGTILDPKIREALKSRVTSAKWSSRLSENPSTDFSRHPTKAPS, encoded by the exons aAGCAAGAGAGACAGCAGTGTGGAAGACGATGACTCACATGCTTTTGCTGTACTGCTTCATGTTTCTTTTGCCCACAGAGTCCTGCAGGACATTATGCCAG GTTGccaacaaaagcaaagagaagatGTCTGCCAGGCCACATG gtgTATGTGATGGTGTCTGTGTGGACAATTCCCACTGCAGCCAATCTTGCCCTCCAGATACTCAGGGAAATACGGGGTTTTTATGCAGGCAAAAGAAATGGCACAAGATCACTGAAACCTGCCGGACTCTTAATGCCTTCAACATCTTTGAG ACAAATTCATATTCAGTTCGACCATTTGGAGGGAATACTGTAATAAAAGAATATGCCAGAAAGTCTGAGACCATCACAGACATGCTGATGCAAAAGTGTCCGGAGGATTTGTCCTGTGTACTCAGGAACATTCGGCAGTCTCCCCGGCTCCCAGGAAACATCGCTGTCATTGTGCAGCTCCTACACAACATATCCATGGTGCTATCGACAGGTGTCAACGAAGTGAAGATGCAG AGTTACAGTATCATGGCCAACCACATTCTCAACAGCAAAAGCATCTCAAACTGGACCTTCATCCCTGAAAGAAACAGCAGCTGTGTCCTGCTACACTCGGTCAATTCCTTTGCAAGAAAGCTATCTATAAATAAGTATCCCATTGACATATCAGATGTCTTCATTCATACTATGGGCACCACCATATCCCAAGACAATGCTGGGAAGAATTTCACTTTTTCAATGAGAATTAATGACACGGGCAGTGAGATCACTGGGCGGGTGCTGATTGGTAGAGATGAACTTCAGAAGGTGCCTGCTCCTTCCCGGGCCATCAGCATTGCATTTCCGACTCTTGGGGCCATCTTAGAAGCCAGTCTTTTGGAGAATGTTACTGTCAATGGGCTCGTCTTGTCTGTCATTTTGCCCAAGGAACTTAAAAGAATCTCATTGATTTTTGAAAAGATCAGCAAGTCGGAGGAGAGGAGGACACAGTGTGTTGGCTGGCACTCCCTGGAAAGCAGATGGGACCAGCAGGCCTgtcaaataattcaagaaaactcCCAGCAAGCTGTTTGCAAATGCAGGCCAAGCAGGTTATTTACTTCCTTCTCCATTCTCATGGCACCCCACATCTTGGAGAGCCCGATCCTGACTCATATCACGTACATAGGGCTGGGCATTTCGATCTGCAGCTTGGTGCTTTGCTTGATCATTGAGGTCTTGGTCTGGGGCCAAGTGACAAAGACAGAGATCTCATACTTACGCCATGTGTGCATCGCCAACATTGCTGCCACCTTGCTGATGGCTGACGTGTGGTTCATTGTGGCTTCCTTTCTTAGTGGTCCCATGACACACCACAACGGATGTGTGGCAGCAAcgttttttgttcatttcttttacctttctgtgtttttctggATGCTGGCCAAGGCACTCCTTATCCTCTATGGAATCCTGATTGTTTTCCATACACTGCCCAAATCGGTTTTGGTGGCTGCTCTCTTTTCAGTCGGCTACGGGTGCCCTTTGCTCATTGCTGCTGTCACGGTTGCTGCCACTGAGCCCAGCAAAGGCTACCTACGGCCTGAGGCCTGCTGGCTCAACTGGGACATGACCAAGGCCCTCCTGGCCTTTGTGGTCCCAGCCCTGGCCATCGTGGTCGTAAACCTGATCACAGTCACCCTGGTGATTGTCAAGACCCAGCGAGCCGCCGTTGGCAGTTCCATGTTCCAGGAAGTGAGAGCCATTGTGAGAATCAGTAAGAATATCGCTATCCTCACACCACTGCTGGGCCTGACGTGGGGATTTGGGATAGCCACTGTCATCGATGATAGCAACTTGGCCTTCCACATCATCTTCTCCTTGCTCAATGCATTCCAG GGCTTCTTCATCTTGGTGTTTGGAACAATCCTGGACCCAAAG ATAAGAGAAGCGTTAAAGAGTCGAGTAACTTCTGCAAAATGGAGCTCCAGACTATCTGAG AACCCTTCTACTGATTTCTCCCGTCACCCCACCAAAGCGCCAAGCTAA
- the ADGRF2 gene encoding adhesion G-protein coupled receptor F2 isoform X2, whose protein sequence is MTHMLLLYCFMFLLPTESCRTLCQVANKSKEKMSARPHGVCDGVCVDNSHCSQSCPPDTQGNTGFLCRQKKWHKITETCRTLNAFNIFETNSYSVRPFGGNTVIKEYARKSETITDMLMQKCPEDLSCVLRNIRQSPRLPGNIAVIVQLLHNISMVLSTGVNEVKMQSYSIMANHILNSKSISNWTFIPERNSSCVLLHSVNSFARKLSINKYPIDISDVFIHTMGTTISQDNAGKNFTFSMRINDTGSEITGRVLIGRDELQKVPAPSRAISIAFPTLGAILEASLLENVTVNGLVLSVILPKELKRISLIFEKISKSEERRTQCVGWHSLESRWDQQACQIIQENSQQAVCKCRPSRLFTSFSILMAPHILESPILTHITYIGLGISICSLVLCLIIEVLVWGQVTKTEISYLRHVCIANIAATLLMADVWFIVASFLSGPMTHHNGCVAATFFVHFFYLSVFFWMLAKALLILYGILIVFHTLPKSVLVAALFSVGYGCPLLIAAVTVAATEPSKGYLRPEACWLNWDMTKALLAFVVPALAIVVVNLITVTLVIVKTQRAAVGSSMFQEVRAIVRISKNIAILTPLLGLTWGFGIATVIDDSNLAFHIIFSLLNAFQGFFILVFGTILDPKIREALKSRVTSAKWSSRLSENPSTDFSRHPTKAPS, encoded by the exons ATGACTCACATGCTTTTGCTGTACTGCTTCATGTTTCTTTTGCCCACAGAGTCCTGCAGGACATTATGCCAG GTTGccaacaaaagcaaagagaagatGTCTGCCAGGCCACATG gtgTATGTGATGGTGTCTGTGTGGACAATTCCCACTGCAGCCAATCTTGCCCTCCAGATACTCAGGGAAATACGGGGTTTTTATGCAGGCAAAAGAAATGGCACAAGATCACTGAAACCTGCCGGACTCTTAATGCCTTCAACATCTTTGAG ACAAATTCATATTCAGTTCGACCATTTGGAGGGAATACTGTAATAAAAGAATATGCCAGAAAGTCTGAGACCATCACAGACATGCTGATGCAAAAGTGTCCGGAGGATTTGTCCTGTGTACTCAGGAACATTCGGCAGTCTCCCCGGCTCCCAGGAAACATCGCTGTCATTGTGCAGCTCCTACACAACATATCCATGGTGCTATCGACAGGTGTCAACGAAGTGAAGATGCAG AGTTACAGTATCATGGCCAACCACATTCTCAACAGCAAAAGCATCTCAAACTGGACCTTCATCCCTGAAAGAAACAGCAGCTGTGTCCTGCTACACTCGGTCAATTCCTTTGCAAGAAAGCTATCTATAAATAAGTATCCCATTGACATATCAGATGTCTTCATTCATACTATGGGCACCACCATATCCCAAGACAATGCTGGGAAGAATTTCACTTTTTCAATGAGAATTAATGACACGGGCAGTGAGATCACTGGGCGGGTGCTGATTGGTAGAGATGAACTTCAGAAGGTGCCTGCTCCTTCCCGGGCCATCAGCATTGCATTTCCGACTCTTGGGGCCATCTTAGAAGCCAGTCTTTTGGAGAATGTTACTGTCAATGGGCTCGTCTTGTCTGTCATTTTGCCCAAGGAACTTAAAAGAATCTCATTGATTTTTGAAAAGATCAGCAAGTCGGAGGAGAGGAGGACACAGTGTGTTGGCTGGCACTCCCTGGAAAGCAGATGGGACCAGCAGGCCTgtcaaataattcaagaaaactcCCAGCAAGCTGTTTGCAAATGCAGGCCAAGCAGGTTATTTACTTCCTTCTCCATTCTCATGGCACCCCACATCTTGGAGAGCCCGATCCTGACTCATATCACGTACATAGGGCTGGGCATTTCGATCTGCAGCTTGGTGCTTTGCTTGATCATTGAGGTCTTGGTCTGGGGCCAAGTGACAAAGACAGAGATCTCATACTTACGCCATGTGTGCATCGCCAACATTGCTGCCACCTTGCTGATGGCTGACGTGTGGTTCATTGTGGCTTCCTTTCTTAGTGGTCCCATGACACACCACAACGGATGTGTGGCAGCAAcgttttttgttcatttcttttacctttctgtgtttttctggATGCTGGCCAAGGCACTCCTTATCCTCTATGGAATCCTGATTGTTTTCCATACACTGCCCAAATCGGTTTTGGTGGCTGCTCTCTTTTCAGTCGGCTACGGGTGCCCTTTGCTCATTGCTGCTGTCACGGTTGCTGCCACTGAGCCCAGCAAAGGCTACCTACGGCCTGAGGCCTGCTGGCTCAACTGGGACATGACCAAGGCCCTCCTGGCCTTTGTGGTCCCAGCCCTGGCCATCGTGGTCGTAAACCTGATCACAGTCACCCTGGTGATTGTCAAGACCCAGCGAGCCGCCGTTGGCAGTTCCATGTTCCAGGAAGTGAGAGCCATTGTGAGAATCAGTAAGAATATCGCTATCCTCACACCACTGCTGGGCCTGACGTGGGGATTTGGGATAGCCACTGTCATCGATGATAGCAACTTGGCCTTCCACATCATCTTCTCCTTGCTCAATGCATTCCAG GGCTTCTTCATCTTGGTGTTTGGAACAATCCTGGACCCAAAG ATAAGAGAAGCGTTAAAGAGTCGAGTAACTTCTGCAAAATGGAGCTCCAGACTATCTGAG AACCCTTCTACTGATTTCTCCCGTCACCCCACCAAAGCGCCAAGCTAA